A single region of the Brachypodium distachyon strain Bd21 chromosome 3, Brachypodium_distachyon_v3.0, whole genome shotgun sequence genome encodes:
- the LOC100833179 gene encoding putative callose synthase 8 isoform X2, which yields MELEIVEVGPSSRPLRYVPAPAPQWRPPPPPPPLPPPPMTASSSAGNAEAGASGVPVAQQFDSEKLPQTLLEIRPFLRVANQIEAESPRVAYLCRFHAFEKAHMMDPRSTGRGVRQFKTALLQRLEQDEKSTLSKRKERNDAREIKSFYEKKKQANSHELVPVLGEVLKAVLIGTGLESLIAGEDFADKSGLFRYNIIPLHPRSSQQPIMLLQEIKVAVSAVFNVRSLPLANVNDEKTHMDIFRWLQSWFGFQKGNVANQREHLILLLANMHARLNSKSSSAPVLDDRVVDELLAKTFENYLTWCKFLRRKSNIWLPSVKQEIQQHKLLYIALYLLIWGEASNLRLMPECLCFIFHNMSYELYGVLSGAVSLITGEKVRPAYGGEGESFLNKVVTPIYAEISAEALKNKNGVSDHSTWRNYDDLNEFFWSADCFKLGWPMRLNNDFFFTSTKNKNSHQSEVQNPTMPHGSSSAQNIVNSEAPDQTQQTTNDTSQQRWLGKTNFVEVRSFWHLFRSFDRMWTVLVLGLQILIIMAWHGFESPLQLLDPNFFEDVLSIFITNAVLRVIQVILDIAFSWRTKGTMRFSQKLRFSIKLFLAVTWAIILPIFYSSSQNYACSHRRPKNFLGMFCLSNYMVVVAFYLASNVIGMALFFVPAVSSYIETSTWRICHVLSWWCQPQSYVGRGMHEGQVPLLKYTSFWTLLLSSKFLFSYYFEIKPLVEPTKEIMKVNVNKYEWHEFFPQVKSNAGAILAVWAPIILVYFMDTQIWYSVFCTIFGGMCGIVHHLGEIRTMGMVRSRFCTLPEVFNACLVPRSMPKEKKGILPSFLEKKIFKNLGKSERHDPTKFALVWNQIINSFRSEDLISNREMDLMTMPMSLEYSSRSIRWPLFLLAKKFSKAVDMAANFTGNSTQLFWRIKKDDYMFCAINDFYELTKSIFRFLIIGDVEKRVIAATFAEIEKSIQNSSLLVDFRMDHLPLLVDKIERLAELLYTNKQGLGYEVTILLQDIIDTLIQDMLVDAQSVLDQINSSETLISDDDGTFDYYKPELFASISSISKIRFPFPDTGPLKEQVKRLYLLLNTKEKVAEVPSNSEARRRISFFATSLFMDMPAAPKVRSMLSFSIVTPYFMEEVKFSEDELHSNQDDASILSYMQKIYPDEWAHFLERLGSKVTIEEIRYWASFRGQTLSRTVRGMMYYRKALRLQAFLDRTTDQELYKGPVVPERGQSKRNIHQSLSSELDALADMKFSYVISCQKFGEHKSNGDPHAQDIIELMSRYPALRVAYIEEKEIIVQNRPHKVYSSVLIKAENNLDQEIYRIKLPGPPIIGEGKPENQNHAIIFTRGEALQTIDMNQDNYLEEAYKMRNVLQEFVRHPRDQAPTILGLREHIFTGSVSSLAGFMSYQETSFVTIGQRFLADPLRVRFHYGHPDIFDRMFHLTRGGVSKASKTINLSEDVFAGYNSILRRGHITYNEYIQVGKGRDVGLNQISKFEAKVANGNSEQTLSRDIYRLGRRFDFFRMLSMYFTTVGFYFNSLISVVGIYVFLYGQLYLFLSGLQNALLIKAQAQNMKSLETALASQSFLQLGLLTGLPMVMELGLEKGFRAAFSDFILMQLQVASVFFTFSLGTKAHYYGRTILHGGAKYRPTGRKFVAFHASFTENYQLYSRSHFVKAFELVFLLIIYHIFRTSYGKVHVMVTYSTWFMAMTWLSAPFLFNPAGFAWHKIVDDWADWNRWMMNQGGIGVQPEKSWESWWNAENAHLRHSVLSSRILEVLLCLRFFIYQYGLVYHLKISHDNKNFLVYLLSWVVIIAIVGLVKLVNWASRGLSSKHQLIFRLIKLLIFLAVVISFILLSCLCKLSIMDLIICCLAFIPTGWGLLLIVQVLRPKIEYYAIWEPIQVIAHAYDYGMGSLLFFPIAVLAWMPVISAIQTRVLFNRAFSRQLQIQPFIIAKTKRR from the exons ATGGAGCTGGAGATCGTGGAGGTCGGGCCGTCGAGCCGGCCGCTGCGGTacgtgccggcgccggcgccgcagtggcggccgcctcctccgccgccgccgcttccgccccCGCCAATGACGGCGTCTTCAAGCGCGGGCAATGCGGAGGCGGGCGCCAGCGGGGTGCCGGTGGCGCAGCAGTTCGACAGCGAGAAGCTCCCGCAGACACTGCTGGAGATACGGCCGTTCCTGCGCGTCGCCAACCAGATCGAAGCCGAGTCCCCGCGCGTGGCCTACCTTT GTCGATTTCACGCGTTTGAAAAGGCTCATATGATGGATCCCCGTTCAACAGGGAGGGGTGTTCGGCAATTCAAAACTGCACTTCTTCAGAGGCTGGAGCAG GATGAGAAAAGCACATTGTCGaagaggaaagaaagaaacgatGCTCGAGAGATTAAATCATTCTATGAGAA GAAAAAGCAAGCTAATTCACACGAACTCGTGCCTGTCCTGGGAGAAGTTCTGAAGGCTGTTCTCATCGGGACTGGTTTGGAG AGCCTTATTGCTGGTGAAGATTTTGCAGACAAGTCAGGCCTTTTCCGATACAATATTATTCCTCTTCATCCTAGATCAAGTCAACAACCAATCATGCTTCTTCAAGAG ATCAAAGTTGCAGTGTCTGCGGTGTTTAACGTTCGAAGTCTTCCATTAGCTAACGTCAATGATGAAAAAACTCATATGGATATTTTTAGATGGCTGCAAAGTTGGTTTGGGTTCCAG AAAGGGAATGTTGCCAATCAAAGGGAGCATCTCATTCTTTTGCTTGCCAATATGCATGCTCGGTTGAATTCCAAGTCATCCTCTGCTCCAGTG CTTGATGACAGAGTAGTAGATGAATTATTAGCGAAAACATTCGAGAATTATCTGACCTGGTGCAAATTTTTGAGGAGAAAAAGCAACATATG GTTGCCCTCTGTGAAGCAGGAGATTCAACAGCATAAACTTCTGTACATAGCTCTTTATCTTCTTATATGGGGAGAAGCATCAAATTTACGACTTATGCCAGAATGCTTATGCTTCATCTTTCATAAT ATGTCATACGAGCTATATGGAGTTCTCTCAGGAGCTGTAAGCTTAATTACTGGAGAAAAAGTCAGACCTGCATatggaggagaaggcgaatCATTTCTTAACAAAGTAGTGACACCAATATATGCTGAGATATCTGCG GAAGCTCTAAAGAACAAGAACGGAGTATCTGATCATTCAACATGGAGAAACTATGATGACCTCAACGAATTCTTCTG GTCTGCTGACTGCTTCAAGCTTGGCTGGCCCATGCGCCTCAACAATGACTTCTTTTTTACATCaactaaaaacaaaaattctcATCAAAGTGAGGTACAAAATCCCACAATGCCTCATGGATCCTCGTCAGCACAAAATATTGTTAATTCAGAAGCACCTGACCAAACACAACAG ACTACAAATGACACATCTCAGCAGAGGTGGTTGGGGAAGACCAATTTTGTTGAGGTCCGTTCCTTTTGGCATCTCTTCAGAAGCTTTGATAGGATGTGGACAGTCCTTGTGCTTGGGCTTCAG ATTCTGATAAtaatggcatggcatggattTGAAAGCCCTCTTCAGTTACTTGATCCAAATTTCTTTGAGGATGTCCTGAGTATTTTCATAACCAATGCAGTACTTCGAGTTATTCAAG TAATCCTTGATATTGCTTTCTCATGGAGAACCAAGGGAACAATGAGATTTAGCCAGAAATTAAGATTTTCCATAAAACTTTTTCTTGCTGTTACATGGGCGATCATTCTTCCCATATTTTATTCCAGTTCTCAGAATTATGCTTGTTCTCATAGACGTCCTAAAAACTTTCTGGGAATGTTCTGCCTGTCAAATTATATGGTGGTTGTGGCATTCTACCTTGCAAGCAATGTGATTGGGATGGCATTATTTTTTGTCCCAGCTGTAAGTAGCTATATAGAGACATCTACTTGGAGAATTTGCCATGTATTGTCTTGGTGGTGCCAG CCCCAATCATATGTTGGAAGAGGAATGCATGAAGGCCAAGTACCTTTACTAAA GTATACATCATTTTGGACGCTTCTTCTGTCAAGTAAATTCTTATTCAGCTACTACTTTGAG ATTAAGCCTCTTGTGGAACCTACAAAAGAAATCATGAAGGTCAATGTGAATAAATATGAGTGGCATGAATTCTTTCCACAAG TCAAGAGCAACGCTGGTGCAATTCTTGCAGTATGGGCCCCTATAATTCTC GTCTATTTCATGGACACACAAATTTGGTATTCCGTATTCTGTACCATATTCGGTGGTATGTGCGGTATTGTTCATCATCTTGGTGAG ATTCGCACAATGGGAATGGTTAGAAGTCGATTCTGTACCTTACCAGAAGTGTTCAATGCTTGCCTTGTTCCTCGCTCAATGccgaaagagaaaaaaggaatATTGCCTAGTTtcttggaaaagaaaatatttaag AATTTAGGTAAATCTGAAAGACATGACCCAACAAAGTTTGCTCTTGTTTGGAACCAGATAATAAATAGCTTCCGCTCAGAGGATTTAATAAGCAATAG AGAGATGGATTTGATGACAATGCCGATGTCACTGGAGTATAGTTCTCGTTCTATTCGCTGGCCCTTGTTTTTACTTGCCAAAAAG TTTTCAAAAGCAGTTGATATGGCAGCAAATTTTACTGGAAATAGTACACAACTATTCTGGAGAATTAAGAAGGATGATTACATGTTTTGTGCAATCAACGATTTCTATGAATTGACAAAAAGTATTTTCAGATTTCTCATTATTGGTGATGTAGAGAAAAG GGTGATAGCTGCCACATTTGCTGAAATTGAAAAGAGTATTCAGAACTCAAGTTTATTGGTCGATTTTAGGATGGATCATTTGCCTTTACTGGTTGACAAAATTGAGCGGTTAGCTGAGCTTCTG TATACGAACAAACAAGGCCTTGGGTATGAGGTGACAATTTTACTCCAAGATATCATTGATACCCTGATCCAAGATATGCTTGTGGATGCTCAAAG TGTATTGGATCAGATTAATTCTTCTGAGACACTGATCTCCGATGATGATGGAACATTTGATTACTACAAACCAGAGCTCTTTGCGTCAATCAGCTCAATATCAAAAATCCGTTTTCCATTTCCTGATACTGGTCCACTGAAGGAGCAG GTTAAACGTCTGTACCTACTGCTtaacacaaaagaaaaggttgcCGAAGTACCATCAAATTCAGAGGCTCGGCGACGCATTTCATTTTTTGCCACCTCTCTTTTCATGGATATGCCGGCTGCTCCCAAAGTCCGCAGTATGTTGTCATTTAG CATAGTAACTCCCTACTTCATGGAGGAAGTAAAGTTTTCGGAGGACGAGCTTCATTCAAATCAAGACGATGCATCCATCCTTTCCTACATGCAAAAGATATATCCAG ATGAATGGGCACATTTTTTGGAACGGCTTGGTTCAAAGGTAACAATTGAAGAAATCAGATACTGGGCTTCTTTCCGTGGTCAAACACTAAGTCGAACTG TACGGGGCATGATGTATTACAGAAAGGCATTGAGACTACAAGCTTTCTTAGACAGGACAACTGACCAAG AATTATACAAAGGACCTGTGGTGCCTGAAAGAGGACAAAGTAAGAGAAACATCCACCAGTCATTATCATCTGAACTAGATGCGCTTGCGGATATGAAATTTTCATATGTCATCTCATGCCAAAAGTTTGGGGAACATAAATCTAATGGTGATCCCCATGCTCAAGACATTATTGAGCTGATGTCAAG GTATCCAGCTCTTCGTGTTGCCTACATTGAAGAGAAGGAAATTATAGTACAAAATAGGCCTCACAAGGTTTATTCTTCAGTTTTAATAAAAGCAGAAAATAATTTAGACCAG GAGATTTACCGTATAAAGCTGCCTGGCCCACCCATCATTGGAGAAGGGAAGCCTGAAAATCAAAACCATGCAATTATATTCACCCGTGGAGAAGCTCTACAAACAATTGACATGAATCAA GACAACTATCTGGAAGAAGCTTACAAAATGAGAAATGTCCTTCAAGAGTTTGTTAGGCATCCTAGGGACCAAGCTCCAACCATCCTTGGGCTTCGAGAACATATCTTCACAGGAAG TGTTTCATCGCTTGCTGGATTCATGTCATATCAAGAGACAAGCTTTGTTACAATTGGACAGAGGTTCCTTGCAGACCCCCTTAG GGTACGGTTTCACTATGGTCATCCAGACATTTTTGATCGGATGTTTCATTTAACCAGAGGTGGTGTAAGCAAAGCATCTAAAACTATAAACTTAAGTGAGGACGTCTTTGCTG GGTATAATTCCATATTGCGACGCGGACATATAACTTATAACGAGTACATTCAAGTTGGCAAAGGGCGTGATGTTGGTCTTAATCAGATATCTAAATTTGAAGCTAAAGTTGCAAACGGCAATAGTGAACAAACACTTAGCCGAGATATCTACCGGCTGGGGAGgcgatttgatttttttaggaTGCTTTCAATGTATTTCACAACAGTGGGGTTTTACTTCAACAGCCTA ATATCAGTTGTAGGAATTTACGTTTTCCTATATGGACAACTGTACTTGTTTCTTAGTGGACTACAGAATGCTCTGTTGATTAAAGCTCAGGCTCAGAATATGAAGTCCTTAGAAACTGCACTTGCATCTCAATCTTTTCTCCAGCTGGGACTGCTTACAGGATTACCTATGGTGATGGAGTTAGGATTGGAGAAAGGTTTCCGAGCAGCTTTCAGTGATTTCATTCTCATGCAACTACAGGTTGCTTCAGTTTTTTTCACTTTCTCTCTTGGAACAAAAGCACACTATTATGGACGTACTATTCTTCATGGTGGTGCTAAATATCGACCAACAGGGCGTAAATTTGTAGCTTTCCACGCAAGCTTTACAGAGAACTATCAGTTGTACTCCCGGAGTCACTTTGTCAAAGCATTTGAGTTGGTATTTCTTTTGATAATCTATCATATCTTTAGAACATCCTATGGGAAGGTTCATGTGATGGTCACATATTCGACATGGTTTATGGCAATGACTTGGCTGTCcgctccttttcttttcaatccTGCTGGTTTTGCTTGGCATAAGATTGTTGACGACTGGGCAGACTGGAATAGATGGATGATGAACCAAGGGGGAATAGGAGTGCAACCGGAGAAGAGCTGGGAATCGTGGTGGAATGCTGAGAATGCACATCTCCGTCACTCGGTGCTGAGTTCTAGGATTCTTGAAGTATTGCTCTGTTTACGCTTCTTTATTTATCAGTATGGACTTGTCTACCATCTCAAGATATCTCATGACAACAAAAATTTCCTTGTCTATTTGCTTTCGTGGGTTGTAATAATTGCCATTGTTGGGTTGGTCAAG CTTGTTAATTGGGCTAGTCGTGGGTTGAGCTCAAAGCACCAACTCATCTTCAGGCTCATAAAATTGTTGATATTCCTGGCAGTGGTGATTTCCTTTATCCTTCTCTCTTGCCTCTGCAAACTATCCATCATGGATTTGATCATCTGTTGCCTTGCATTCATCCCAACTGGTTGGGGCCTCCTCCTT ATTGTTCAGGTTCTGAGACCAAAGATAGAATACTATGCGATATGGGAGCCTATTCAGGTCATTGCTCATGCTTATGACTACGGAATGGGTTCTCTGCTCTTTTTCCCAATTGCTGTACTAGCATGGATGCCTGTGATCTCAGCCATCCAAACTCGAGTTCTTTTCAACAGGGCATTTTCGCGGCAACTGCAGATACAACCTTTTATTATTGCCAAAActaaacggaggtag